The following DNA comes from Mycobacteroides immunogenum.
TCCACATCGTCGGTACCCAGCCCGGCGATCTCGAACGCGCGCCTACCCGCCAGCCGGATGGCCGGTGAACGGTGCAGCTCGAGGCGCTCGCTGAGTGCGAAGGTGTCGTTGGCCTGAGCGCCAGCGAGCGGAAATATCCAGCGGTCCTTCGGAATTCGTAGCCGCTGCGCTGTTTCCAGTGAGGTAAGCAGCACTACCGCGCCTTGCTCCACCATGTTGTTGGAGTTCATCAGCTTGGTGTACGGAGAGCTGATCCATCGATTGTCGGGGCCGGGAGTGGCAATCTCCTCGGCGGTGTAGGCGTCGTTGGACCAGGCGTGCGGGTTGTTCACCGCCACCGCGTTGAAGCGTTGCCACAGCTGCGAAATCGCGGCGCGGTGCTCTGCGATGGAAGCACCGTTGGCGACGCGGATGGCCTGCTCGAACAGCGGATAGACGTGACCGGGAGAGATCAGCCCGATCGCGGTTTCGGCGCCACCGACCTGATCCATGCGACCGCCGAGAACTGTTGCCTCGGGTACGGATTCGTCCTGGCTGGTCCAGGTGGGCTGTACGCCGGTGGCCATCATTTTGTTGCGCGAACGCCACATCTCCGCACCACCGATGAGAACCACGTCGGCGTCCCCGGCGCGAATATCGGCGGCCGCGTTGTTGACCAGCAGCTGCGGTGAGTTGCCGCTGGCCCCGGTGTAGAAGGTGCGCTTGGGCACCGCCCCCAGTCGCTCACCGAGCAGCGCGCCCGGGTCGCGGTACTTCCAGGAGAAGATGTTCGCCACCGATATCGTGTCGATCGCGGCAAGCAGCTCGGCCGTACCCGCGTCCTCCGCCGCCAGACGTGCGGCCTGCTCCATGAGATCGATGGGCTCCGGGATCTCCGAGAACGGGGTGTCGGCGTCTGTCCGCTGGTTGACCTGTCCGGTTCCGACGAGGACCGGCGTGCGAGGGTCGAGGGCCATTTCCCGATGGTAACCAACCACCCGGTTGACCCCGGCAGGTCGTCCCGTTAGGTGGGCAGCTCGGGCCCAGCTCCTTCGATCTGATTGCCGGCCCCGCTCATGTCCTTGAGGTCGACGCCGGACCTGCCGATCTGCCGCGCTCCCGCCACCAGGGCGGCGACCACCTGTGCGGCCTGGTCATAGCCGAGCCCTTCGGGGGGATGAATGTTGGAAACGCAATTACGTTGCGCATCAGTACATCCGACGACGGGATTGTGCGTGAGATAGATCCCGACACTGTCCGCGACCGATAGACCCGGACGTTCCCCGATGAGCACCAGCACGGTGTCGACGCCGAGGGCCGCGCCGATGTGATCGCCCAGGGCCACCCGCGCCTGGGTCGCGATGACCAACGGGGCAAGCGAATACCCGCGAAGCCGCTGGTGCAGTGCCTGCAACAGCGGTACCCCGTGGTCGTCGAGAGCGCGCGGCGAGAGTCCGTCCGCCAGCACGATCCCGATATCGCCGCCGGATCCAGGCAGCACGTCAAGTGCGCCGTCGGCAGGGGCTCGCCCCAGGTCGGGCCGGCGCAGATATTCGGACCGATCTGCCGCGCGGCTGGTCACCAGTAGCGGCACGCCAAGCCCGAGGCCGTCGATCCGGCCCGCCAGCGCGGGTGCGTCCAGGGGCGTGTGTACCGCGTCGCGGGCGGCGGCATGCGCGGTACCGAACTCCAGCACTCGGGTGGTGGGCAGCGCATCGCCACTGCGCCCCAAACCGATCCGGGATTGCGTAGATCGCCGCAAGGTGTCCCAGATATTCTGCGCGGCTCCGTTGTTGGCGATATCGCTCATATCAGCGCCCGCAACGGGGAGTCGCTGACCGGAATCTCCCGCAGTCCGCCGTCGCGGTCCAGCATGCCCATGCGCTCGAGCCAGTCGTTGAACTCCGGGGCAGGTCGCAGCCCGAAGGTGCGGCGGGCGAAGAGCGCGTCGTGGAAGGACAGGCTCTGATACCCCAGCATGACGTCGTCGGCGCCGGGGACGGCGATGACAAACGCGACCCCCGCCGCGGTCAGCACGGTGAGCAGCACATCCATGTCATCGGAATCAGCTTCGGCGTGATTGGTGTAGCAGACATCCACGCCCATGGGCAGTCCGAGTAACTTGCCACAGAAGTGATCTTCCAGGCCGGCCCTGATGATCTGTTTTCCATCGTAAAGATATTCCGGCCCAATGAATCCCACGACGGTATTGACCAGGAGCGGCTGTACCTCACGTGCGACGGCGTAGGCCCGGGCCTCCAGGGTCTGCTGATCAACCGCGACGCCGCCCACTCCGAGATGCGCTCCCGCCGATAGCGCCGACCCCTGCCCCGTTTCCAGGTACATGACGTTGTTACCCACGGTGCCGCGTGCCAGCGAGCGCCCGGCTTCATTGGCCTCCCGCAGCAGCGCCAGGTTGACCCCGAAGCTTTCGTTGGCGCCTTCGGTGCCGGCGATCGACTGGAACACCAAGTCCACCGGGAGGTTTCGCTCGATCAGCTCGATCGTGGTGGTGACGTGTGCGAGCACGGACGACTGGGTGGGGATATCGAATCGCACACGGATGTCGTCGATGAGGCGCAGCAGATCTCCTGCGGCATGTGGGGAATCGGTCGCCGGGTTGATCCCGATGACGGCATCACCACACCCCAACAGCAGGCCATCGAGAGTGGCCGCCGCGATGCCCCGCACGTCGTCGGTGGGATGGTTGGGTTGCAACCGGGTCGCGAGTGTGCCGGGCAGCCCGATGGTGGTGCGGAAAGCACTGTGATTGCGCACCGCCGCACCGACCGCGATCAGGTCTTGATTGCGCATCAGCTTGCTCACCGCCGCGACCATCTCGGGCGTGAGCCCGGGCGATACCTCTTTGAGAGACTGTGCTCCATGGGGTTTGGTGATGGTTTCCAACAGCCAGTCCCGAAAATCGCCAACGGTCAGATGTGCGATGACGGCGAAGGCCGCGGCGTCATGACTGTCGATGATGAGCCTGGTGACCTCGTCGGTGTCGTACGGGACGATCTCCTCATTCAGGAACATCGCCAACGGCACCTCGGCGAGCACCCAGCGCGCCGCCGCACGCTCAGCATCCGATTGCGCCGCGCAGCCCGCCAGCTCGTCACCGGACCGCGGTGGCGAGGCCTTGGCGAGAACTTCAGCGAGCGACCCGAACTGGTAGGTGACCGGTCCGGCGATGTGACGAAAAGTGCTCATAATGTGCCTATTTCAGTTCGTTCTCGGCTTCGGTGAGCGCCGCGAACTCTTCGTCTGGCGAGTTCGCAACCAATGGCGACGGCTGTACAACCCAAAATACGCCATAAACAGCACGAACACATCAGATGCAGCGAACACAGGGTCGGGCGCCGAGATTCCTGCCGTGTTACGACCAGGCAACAAACCTCGCGGCCCGATGCCCGATCATCGCGATGGTGGCAGCCGGCCCTCGGCTCGGAATGGCAGGCAGGATCGACCCGTCGATGACAAAGAGCCCGTCAATTCCCCTGACACGACAGTATTTGTCGACAACGGCATACTTATCGTCGTCATTCCCTATCGGAGCCGTCCCGCACAAATGCTGCGAGGTGGACCACCGTGGGCCGCCAAAACGGCGACCGTACAGCTCCGACACCAAACGCACCCCGTTGCGCAGTCGATCCATATCGGCGGTCTCGCTGTCGTACCTGAGGTCGATGTACACCGGCGCCGCCGGGTCGGCCGATCGCAATTCGAGCCGGCCGCGACTCTGCGGCGTCATCAACGCCACACCGATCTGCCGGGCATCCACACCAGCGGCCCTAACCCCCGCCATCGCGGCGAATCCGGTTGTATAGGGCCGTATCTCAATGCCGGACTGCCGATCGGTATGGAGCACGGTGTCCAGCACCGGGTAGCCCTGTTGGCCAGCGTCACCGGTATCCAGCACCCATTCCGCATGGTCCATGATGCGGGTACCCACCCCGGGCAGATCCACAACGGGTTGTACCCCCACCGCCCGTAAATCGTCCGCGGGGCCGAGTCCGGACAGCAGTAGCAGCTTGGCGCTCTCAATCGCCCCAGCGCTCAGAATGATTCGATCAGCGGTCAGGGTCCTCACCGAACTCCCCACCGTCACCTGCACTCCGGTCACCCGCCCGCCACCGCTCAGCACCCGCAACACCCGGGTACCGGAATACACCGCGAGGTTGGGACGCCAGCCTGCGCTTTCCAGGTAGGCGCGCGCAGGTCCGACCCGCATTCCGCTGTCGATGTTGAGCGGGACCAATCCCACCCCGACACCGGCCGAGCCATTGAGATCGGCCACCACCGGATATCCGCGTTTGACCGCGTGATCCATCAATTCTCTTCCGGCGGCGCTCTGTTCGTGCCTGCGTCCGACAGGTATGGGCCCCGAAGACCCATGCAATGGATCGTCACGGAAGTCCCGGTCGGTCTCGATCGCCCGGAAGTCTTCGCGCACATCGGCCCAGGACCAGCCCGAAACTGACCATCCATCGAAGTCCGCGGGTCGGCCACGCACGAAGTAGCCGCCGTTGATCGCGCCCGAACCACCCACCACAGACCCACGCACCAGCTCGGCCTGATCCCCCGTGGAGGTCAGTGTCGCCCAGTAGTAGCTGGCGATCTGGCTGTCCGGGCCGATCGGCAGCCGGTATCCATCACGAACGCCATCCTCATCGGCCGATGACGCCGGTCCCGCCTCGACAAGTACCACGCGAAACGATGGATCCTCGGAAAGGCGCCCTGCCAGAATCGAACCCGCGCTGCCTGCACCTACGATGAGGGCATCGGCGTGGATCGGCCTGCTCAGGGCCGTAGTTCCGGTCGGAGCGCACCGAGATCACGCTCCTGCACCATCCCAGACCACAGCCCTATCCCATAGGCGATGTCGTCCAGGCGCTTCAGAAGTACGTACTCGATCAAACCGATGCGGTCATCGGGCGAGGCCGAACTGTCGTTGCGCTTCATCCAATCCACCACGCCGTCGACGATGGCGGCCACCAGGAGAACCTGACGGCTGCGGCGTGAGAGCGCGGCCGCCACCAACGCCAACGGCCAGTAGTGACGGCACAGTGCGGATGCGATCTGCAGCGCGGCTCCACCAACCCCTTGCGCGGCCACCCGAACCACATCGCGCGGCGGAGTGTCCACTCCCCGCAAGGTGCGTGCCACCCGCCCGGCCGCCAGCGCCGCCATGCCGACGGCAGCCAGATAGCCCATGCCCGAACCCACCGCGGCGAGCACCCAGACCAACAGCGTCCATCGGGAGATGACCATAGGCGCCACCTTGTCGGGGTGCCGGGTCGACAGCGGCGCCGCGCTCTTTCCGTAGAATGCCTTGCGCGCAAACCATTCCCGCAGAGTGAGTCGATGATCGTGAGCCACATGGGACACCGGCTCGTAGCGCAGCCGAGACCCCGCCTCGATCAGCCGCCAACACAGGTCCACATCCTCACCGCACTGCAGCGATTCATCGAATCCGCCGATCTCGTCGATCGCGGTCCGGCGCACCACTATGGCCGCACTGGGCACATACGACACCGGCCCGTACGGCACGACGGGCGCCTCCCGTAGGCCGAGGTCGAGCGAGGACCGTACCGCCTCGTATCGGGCAATAGCGTTGTCACTCAACACCAATCCCACGATCCTCGGTGCGACAAGGGCTACCGCCGGGTCACTGAAGTGCCCCAGGAGCGCCTCAAGCCAACCGCGTCTGGGCACCACATCGGAATCCAGGAACGCGACGAAGTCAGTGGTCGCGAGGCGCAGGCCTGTGTTGCGAGCCGCCGCCGGGCCCTGACTCTCGTCGTGACGCACTACCTCCACGTGACAATGCAAGCCCTCCAGATCGCTCTCCACGATCGGGATGGTGGACCCATCGTCAACGACGATCACCCGCATTCCGCGCAGCGCACGGAGCAGTCGACGCAGTCCGAATCCATTGTCACGACAGGGAATAACGACGGTGACATCGCGATAGCCAGGCCCACCGACCGGCCGGGGATGCGCAACGGTGGCATCGAGGAGCGTCCGCGCCAACTGGGCACTGGTGGCATCGCGGACCTCGAGCCGCCCGCCGGAAAGCAATGATCGGGCAGCGGGCGCCAAGCGCAGCAGCCGCGTCGGGGAACCGCCGAGCAGCGCCGACCCCTCATCGAGAACGCGAACTCGGCGGTCAACCTGCACCGCAAATCCATCGGGCAGGCGCTCCTGAGACGTAGGCATGGGCTGCGCCTGCTCGTCACTCGTGGTCATACCAGCCGCCCGTCGGCATCGGGTGTCCATCGCCGCACCGCCTCGGCACATCCTCGAGACATCGCCTCGAGCATCCGCGCACCGTCCTGACTGCTGGCGGTGGTCGGATCCCCAAGGACACCGATGGCACTGACCGCGGCCACACCACCTGCCCGCATCGGACCGATCAGCTCACGCAGCGGCGCCAGGTTTCCGGCCAAGACTTCCTCACGGCGCACTACATCTGGCGAAATATGCAGCAGCAGAGACGTTTCCACATGTCCGGCATGAGCGTCACCGCCCTGGACCGCGCACGCCCACCACGCCACATCACGCCCCTCCGAACGCAGTAGCCGAACCGCCGAGACCGCCGCCTCGATGTTTCCGCCATGACCGTTGACGAAGACGATCCGCCGGCACCACTGCGTAGCCGATCGCCCGTACTCCACCAGAAGCCGGCTGAGCACCTCGGTGCCGATCGAGATTGTTCCCGCAAAGGACTGGTGTTCCCCGCTCGCTCCGTACGCGATGGCCGGGGCGAGTGCGATGGGCCCCGCCCCCGAGTCCGCTGCCAGCTCCCCGATCGCAGCGGTTGCCACGGCACCGGCAATCCGGGTATCGGTATCCAACGGCAAGTGCGGACCGTGCTGCTCCGTGGAGCCAAGCGGAGTGAACAGAGTGGTGGCCTCGTCGGAGAGCTCCGGGGAGATGGCGGTGCTCAAGACAGTCGGAACAGCCACCCGCCGATGGTAGGCCGAATTCACTTCAAATGCATCCAAAGTTGGCGCACCTGACCAAGGTCTTTACATCCTTGCTGGCCGTCGGCCTATGCGGGGGGAGCTATTTCGCCCCGATTGTCACGCCAGCCCCTGCCGCCACACCGAGTGTGCCCGACACCCTGTTCAATTCGCGATGCGCCGAACTAGTGCCGCCCGAGGCCCCGGGCAAACCCTTCGGGGATCAAAAGATCATCTGGGGACAGCTCGTGCACAGATTTCTTTCCGAGCCCCATCAGCGCCGAGTCGATACCGCCACGCATGATGTCCAGAACGTTCTCGACACCCGCTTGGCCGGAGGCCGCCAGGCCCCACAGATACGCCCGCCCGATCATGACCGCACGGGCACCGAGCGCCAGTGCCTTGACCACATCGCTGCCCCGTCGGATGCCGCCGTCCAGCAGCACCTCGATCTCGTTTCCGACCGCCTGGGCAATGCCCGGCAGCGCGCGAATGGACGCCGGCGTGCCGTCCAGGTTGTTGCCCCCATGGTTCGAGACCGAAATGGCCGAAACACCGCAATCCACAGCGCGTTTGGCGTCATCTATGCGCATTACACCCTTGAGCATGAACGGACCGTCCCACTGCTCGCGCATCCAGCGCACATCGTCCCACGTGGGCGCCGGGGTTCCCATCCACTGCCCATAGGCATCGAAGAACGGCGGGCCGGCCTCGCCCCGCACCGCCTGGTTCGGCACCCGCAGGTCCGGGATGTTCATTCCTTTGCCGAACGACCACAGCCAGCCGGGCTTGGTGACCACTTCAGGGGCCAAGCGGATCATCGAGCGCAGGTTCATCTTCTCGGGGATGGCGGGACTTCCCCAGTCACGCCCATGCGAGAAGCTCCAGTCGAGTGTCGCGATAAGACCAACCGCACCAGCATCTTTGGCGCGCTGGATACGCTGCGCGACGTCGTCACGACCACCCAGCCAGTAGATCTGGAAGTGCGTCTTCGGGTTCGCCGCCACCACATCTTCGATGGGCTTACTGGCAAACGACGACAGCCCCATTGCCGTGCCGCGCGCCGCTGCCGCCCGTGCGACGGCGACCTCACCGTCGGGGTCGACGGCCTGCACCCCGGTGGGCGATATCATCACCGGTAGCGAAATTTCCTGCCCCAGAACAGTTGTCGACAACTCGCGGTCCGGCTGGATGCCGACGACGTGCGGCTCGAATCCCAACTCCCCAAACGCCTCGACATTGTCACTGACGGTCAGCCCCTTTTCACTGGCCGAAATCAGCGAGCTGTAGACGGACTTGGGCAGTCGTTTCTTGGCCCGCTGCTGAGCAATCGCGACCGTCTCGAACCAGGTGTTGCGGGCCATCTACCGTCCTGCTCGTAAATTGGAAAGGGGGTTCTCGTCGCACGCGCGAGAGGGTGGGCGCCGTGTCAGGGTCAGCGCGACCGGAGCGCGCTTGCTCGCCGAACGCGAATGGTCGCCACTGGGTTTGGGTACAACACGATCGGCGGCCAGGGCCGCCTCGCCGAAGCCCTGCACGCATTCCGGGTCGGGGCCGTCCATCGGGAGCCCGGTGAAGAACTTGGCCGCCATGCAACCGCCCCGGCAGCTGTCATAGTGTCCACAGCTACCGCAGGCGCCCGCCGACTGCGGCTCACGCAGCTCATTGAACAGCTGCGAATGCTTCCATACCTGGTCAAATCCACCGTCGGACACCACGTTTCCGGCACGGAAGCGGTCGTGGATAGCGAATGGGCAAGCATAGACATCGCCGACCGGATCGATCAGGCATACCACCCGGCCCGCGCCGCACATGTTGAGTCCCGGCAAACCACCGGACCCATCCCCATACGCCGAAAGGTGGAAGAAAGAATCTCCCGTGAGAACCCGCTCACCGTTGCGCACCAGCCAGTCGTACAACTGTCGCTGCTGCGCCGACGTGGGATGCAACTCGTCCCACACATCGGCACCGCGGCCCGACGGGCGCAGCCGCGTGATCCGTAGCGTCGCTCCGTATCTGGCTGCCAGCGCGGCGAATTCGTCGAGCTGGTCCACGTTGTGGCGGGTAACCACCACCGAAATCTTCGCGTCCTTGAATCCGGCGGCGGCCAGATTCTCCAGTGCACGTACCGCCATGTCGAACGAGCCCGCGCCGCGCACCGCGTCGTTCACCTCTGCGGTCGCACCGTCCAGCGAGATCTGTACGTCGACGTAGTCGCTCGCAGCCAACCGCGCCGCGACCTCCTCGGTGATACGCACGCCGTTGGTGGAGAATTTCACCCCGACATGGTGCTCGGTCGCGTAGTCGACAAGCTCCCAAAAGTCGGATCGCACAGTGGGTTCCCCGCCACCGATGTTTACGTAGAACACCTGCATGCGCTCGAGTTCGTCGATGATGTCCTTGCACTGTCGCGTCGACAACTCGCGCGGGTCACGCTTGCCCGACGAGGACAGGCAGTGGACGCAGGACAGGTTGCAGGCGTAGGTCAGCTCCCAGGTAAGGCAGATGGGAGCATCCAGTCCCTGCTCGAACTGATCGACCAGTTTCGGAGCCGCAACGGCGGCGACGTTGAGGCGGGGTACTGCGGGAGCGCTCATGAGGCGTCCTCTCGGGTCACGATCATCTTGGAATCCGCCAACACCGTCAGGGCCTGCTGATAAGCGGTGGCCTGACCGTCCGCGACACCGGCGGCCTGCCAGGCGCTCTCGGCACTGTGGTGATCAGCGAGGGACTGCACGATCTGCAGCAGAGTGCGGTTCTTCAGGAATGACAGCTTGCGGGTCCCAAAGTGATAGAGCAGCGCCCCGAACGGTTCCGGACGCAGCGACACCTGGGGATGCAACTGCCAGGGCCGTGTCCAGTCGAAACCTGCGGGCGCCTCGTCAACCATGGCGCTCATCGAGATGGGGCGTCTCAGTAGACGCCGCACATCCCGTCGATCGACACCTCTTCAACCAGTGATTCCTGCACCAGTTCGGTGTCGTTGCGCTGTCCGGCGACAGTGGTGGGCTCGGCCATCTTGTTCACTCCCTTGTGAGTCTGGACTGTGGCGACGGTCACGATAATAATGGCATCGAGTGCAGAAAAGAAAGAGGGTGCCGAGAAATGGCAGAGTTCTGGGCATGAGTGCGCAGCCGTCGCGCGTGGGACGACGCCCTTCGACAACCCGGGATGAGATCACCGCGGTGGCGATGGCGCTTTTCGCGCAGCACGGCTTCGACGGGGTGAGTGTCGATGACATCGCCGCGGCCGCCGGCATCGCCCGGCGCACGGTCTTTCGGTACTACAGCTCCAAGAACGCAATCGTGTGGGGAGACTTCGATTCCCACCTCGGCGTGATGCGCACGCTGCTGGAGGAGACTCCGGACACCGTCGATACCAGTAAAGCGTTGCGGCAGGCGGTCTTGACGTTCAACGACTTTCCAATGGACGAAACGCCGCGTCATCGCATGCGGATGCGGATGATCCTGGAAATCCCAGCGTTGCAGGCGTATTCGATGTTGATGTACACGGGATGGCGCGATGTGATCGCGCAGTTCGTGGCCAAACGCAGCGGCACAGATGCGAACTCGCTGTTGCCGCAGACCGTGGCCTGGACTCTGCTGGGGGTCGCGCTCGCGGCGTACGAACAGTGGCTCGCCGACGAGTCGTCACGGCTCACCACTCTGCTCGGCAGGGGCTTCGACGCCGCCGAGGCGGGCCTGCGCGTGCTGGGCTGACCGCGCTGTCGCTACTCCAGCACCTCGGCGATGGGTGTTCCCGCCGCGATCTTGGCCCGCATCTTCATCACCGGACCAGCCATGCCACAGCCCACGACGCCGGTCAGCACACCGTCGCGCTCCAGGTAAGCCAGGAACTTCCGACCATCATCGGAGATCAGGTGCACGGTGTCCGAACTCCCGAGGTGACCGAGCGACTGAATCTTGACGTCGTACTGGTCACTCCAAAAATAAGGCACCGCAACCGTATTCGCGGCCTGATCCTGCCCCAATAGCGCCGGTACCAGCGCGCGAACCTGATCCGCGACATTGCTCCAGTGCTCCACGCGGTTCGGGCGCCCCTCGGCATCGGCCCAGGCCGCCACATCTCCCAGCGCCCACACGTGCGGGGTGCCGGTACGGCCCACCGCATCGCACAGCACGCCGTTGTCCACGGCCACACCCGACCCGTCCAACCAATCGGTCGCGGGCCGACTGCCGATACCCAGCACCACCAGGTCGGCGTCCAGCCGCGTCCCATCCGACAGGGTGACCGCGGTGACTCGCCCCTCCCCCTCCACGCCTTGCACGCCGACACCCACCCGTACGTCCACACCCTCATGACGGTGTAACCGGGCCACCAGGTCCCCGAGCTGCTGGCCGATGGCCGCCAACAGCGGCGCCGGCTGAGGTTCCACCAAAACCACCTCAACACCGTTGGCCCGCAAGGTCGCCGCCACTTCGCAGCCGATGAACCCGGCCCCGACGATCACCGCACGCCGCGCACTGGCGGCGTCGGCACGCAGCGCGAAGCTGTCGTCGGCGGTACGCAACACATGGATGCCGGCCAGGTCGGGGAACGAGGGAATCCGGCGGGGCACCAGACCGGTCGCGATGATGACCTCGCCGTACTCGAGCGTGCTGCCGTCGCTGAGGGTGACGGTGCGCGCAGCAGGATCCAGGGTGGTCACCTCGGTATCGAGACGCAGCTCAATCTGCTTCTCGTCATAGAACTCTCGTGGCTTGAGTACCACAGCATCGATCGTCTTCTCCGTGTCACCCAAGACGTCCTTGGACAGCGGCGGACGATCGTAGGGCAGGTGAGTCTCTCGGCTCACGATGGTGATCGGCCCGGAGAACTCGGCACGGCGCAACTGCTCGGCTGTTCGCACCGCACCCAGCCCACCACCGATGATCAGCACTCCACGTTCCGCGTCGGTCATGGGTTTCTTCATACACGACTGGACACGCGCGATGTCAGGCCTACCGGCCGTCGCCCCTCAGCCCTGGACTTGGGCTCGGTCCACCAGGTTGGACAGCACCACAATGCTCTCGGTGCGGTCGATATCCGCGCTGGCCCGGATGCGCTCCAGTGCTCGCTCAAGGTGCTGGATATCGCGCGCCAGGACCCGCAGCATCGCGTCCGATGTTCCGGTCACCGTCGCGGCGCTGACCACCTCGGGGATATCGATCCAGGCGCGCCGCAAGGCTTCCGGTGTAATAGTGCCCTGACAGTAGATCTGGACGTAGGCCTCGGTGTTCCAGCCGACGGCGGCGCGATCGACCACCGTGGTGAAGCCCTTGATGACCCCGGTGGCCACCAACCGGTCGACCCGGCGTTTCACGGCGGGTGCCGAAAGGTTGACCTCCTCACCGATCTCGGCGAATGTCGCCCGGGCGTTGCGCATCAACAAGGTCACGATTCGCTCATCGGTGGCGTCCAGCTCCGCCATTGACCTGCCTCCTCCACGATTCGGTCCGTTCCTGCAATAGACTGCCAAAACCGGGATCTTGGCGCAATGAATCGCGCCCTGCTGCGCAATGGATAAAGATTGATTGCGGTAGACGGTCCTCATACGCTCGGTGCATGACCGTTGTACACGAGGGTGGACACCCGGCCGACTCGCCGATGACACAACCAGAACGGACGCCGACGACCCGTCACTACGTGATGGTGCCGCCGACGCACTACACCGTCGAATACGCCATCAACCCCTGGATGGACATATCCAATCCTGTTGATCCGGCGCTGGCCACCTCCCAATGGGAAGCGTTGCGCGCCACCTATGAACGGCTCGGGCACACGGTGGACATCCTGCCTCCCGTCGCGGGCCTGCCGGACATGGTCTACGCCGCCAATGGCGGAATCGTTCTGCGTGGCAACGCCGTTGTCGCGCAGTTCAAACATGCCGAACGTGCGGGTGAGTCCGAAGCACACGCCACGTGGATGCGTCAGCACGGATTGCAGCCGAGGCACTCGCACTACACCAATGAAGGGCAGGGCGACTTCCTACTGGCCGGCGACGTCATGTTGGCGGGCACGGGCTTCCGCACCGATGTCAGATCACACTCCGAGATTGGACAGATGCTCGACATCGAGGTGGTGACGCTGGAGCTCGTGGATCCCCGGTTCTATCACCTGGACACCGCGCTGGCGGTGCTGGATTCGCACACGGTGGCCTACTACCCGCCGGCATTCAGTGAGGACTCGCAGGCGCGACTGCGGTCCATGTACCCCGACGCGATCATCGCCGGCTCCACCGATGCCTATGTACTCGGTATGAACGCCGTCTCCGACGGCCGGCACGTCATGCTGCCCGCCGCGGCGACCGGATTCGCCGCGCAGCTGCGCGCGGCCGGGTTCGAACCGATCGGCATCGATCTTTCCGAGCTACTCAAGGGTGGCGGATCGGTGAAATGTTGCACACTGGAGCTGCACTCGTGACCGTCACGGAGGCCCCCGGCATGTCACCCGACTCATACAAGAGCGCCGAATACATCGAGCTGGCCCAGCAGTACGGCGCACATAACTACGCGCCGCTACCCGTGGTGGCCCACCGCGCCGAGGGCGCATGGATCGAAGATGTGGACGGCAAGCGGTACCTGGACTGTCTGGCCGCCTACTCCGCGGTCAATTTCGGCCACGGAAACCCGGAGATCCTCGCGACGGCACACGCGCAGCTCGACACGGTGACGCTGGTGAGCCGGGCTTTCCACTCTGATCGCCTCGGCAGGTTCTGCCGCGATCTGGCCCAGCTCTGCGGCAAGGGCATGGTGTTGCCGATGAACACCGGGGCCGAGGCCGTCGAGAGCGGCATCAAAGTCGCGCGTAAGTGGGGCACCGACGTCAAGGGAGTGCCCGCGGATCAGGCGAATATCGTGGTGGCGCACAACAACTTCCACGGCCGCACCATCAGCATAGTGAGTTTCTCCTCCGACGAGACGGCGCGCAACGGGTTCGGCCCGTTCACGCCGGGGTTCCGTGTTGTCCCGTTCGGCGATGCCGCCGCACTGGAACGCG
Coding sequences within:
- the mftC gene encoding mycofactocin radical SAM maturase (MftC is a radical SAM/SPASM enzyme that catalyzes the first two steps in biosynthesis of the electron carrier mycofactocin from the terminal Val-Tyr dipeptide of the precursor peptide MftA.); this translates as MSAPAVPRLNVAAVAAPKLVDQFEQGLDAPICLTWELTYACNLSCVHCLSSSGKRDPRELSTRQCKDIIDELERMQVFYVNIGGGEPTVRSDFWELVDYATEHHVGVKFSTNGVRITEEVAARLAASDYVDVQISLDGATAEVNDAVRGAGSFDMAVRALENLAAAGFKDAKISVVVTRHNVDQLDEFAALAARYGATLRITRLRPSGRGADVWDELHPTSAQQRQLYDWLVRNGERVLTGDSFFHLSAYGDGSGGLPGLNMCGAGRVVCLIDPVGDVYACPFAIHDRFRAGNVVSDGGFDQVWKHSQLFNELREPQSAGACGSCGHYDSCRGGCMAAKFFTGLPMDGPDPECVQGFGEAALAADRVVPKPSGDHSRSASKRAPVALTLTRRPPSRACDENPLSNLRAGR
- the mftB gene encoding mycofactocin biosynthesis chaperone MftB (MftB, a small protein, is a peptide chaperone that assists the radical SAM enzyme MftC in performing two modifications to the C-terminal Val-Tyr dipeptide of the mycofactocin precursor peptide, MftA. MftB's role is analogous to the role of PqqD in the biosynthesis of PQQ, a cofactor that derives entirely from a Tyr and a Glu in the precursor PqqA.), with the translated sequence MSAMVDEAPAGFDWTRPWQLHPQVSLRPEPFGALLYHFGTRKLSFLKNRTLLQIVQSLADHHSAESAWQAAGVADGQATAYQQALTVLADSKMIVTREDAS
- the mftA gene encoding mycofactocin precursor MftA (Mycofactocin is a small molecule electron carrier derived from the final two amino acids, Val-Tyr, of MftA, the mycofactocin precursor. It plays a role in redox homeostasis and the metabolism of alcohols and aldehydes in Actinobacteria, including Mycobacterium tuberculosis.), whose amino-acid sequence is MAEPTTVAGQRNDTELVQESLVEEVSIDGMCGVY
- the mftR gene encoding mycofactocin system transcriptional regulator (MftR, the mycofactocin system transcriptional regulator, is an uncharacterized TetR family DNA-binding transcription factor. Its role is inferred by context. It occurs as part of the biosynthesis locus for mycofactocin, a partially characterized electron carrier derived from the terminal Val-Tyr dipeptide of the precursor peptide MftA, through a radical SAM enzyme-mediated process.), producing MSAQPSRVGRRPSTTRDEITAVAMALFAQHGFDGVSVDDIAAAAGIARRTVFRYYSSKNAIVWGDFDSHLGVMRTLLEETPDTVDTSKALRQAVLTFNDFPMDETPRHRMRMRMILEIPALQAYSMLMYTGWRDVIAQFVAKRSGTDANSLLPQTVAWTLLGVALAAYEQWLADESSRLTTLLGRGFDAAEAGLRVLG